One window of Sphingobacteriales bacterium genomic DNA carries:
- a CDS encoding winged helix-turn-helix transcriptional regulator has translation MGVTKSEVFSVNDNSVAKYAKALSHPARVAILKLLIQKQSCICGDIVDELPLSQSTISQHLKELKKAGIIKGDIEGAKVCYCIDEKEWNLAQSKLNELFVSFHISAAKCC, from the coding sequence ATGGGTGTAACAAAGTCAGAAGTGTTTTCAGTAAATGATAACAGCGTAGCAAAATACGCGAAGGCCTTGTCGCATCCGGCAAGAGTGGCTATTTTGAAATTGCTCATACAAAAGCAATCATGTATCTGTGGCGATATTGTGGACGAATTGCCGCTGTCTCAGAGTACAATATCCCAGCATTTGAAAGAATTGAAGAAAGCGGGGATAATTAAAGGCGATATAGAAGGTGCTAAAGTTTGTTATTGTATTGATGAAAAAGAGTGGAATTTAGCTCAGTCCAAATTGAATGAATTATTTGTAAGTTTTCATATATCAGCAGCTAAATGTTGCTGA
- a CDS encoding transposase, translating to MGGLLKLKRNLSDESVVEQWAEYLYYQYFCGMKDFEHNPPCEASELVYFRHRIGDLGIELKA from the coding sequence ATGGGCGGACTACTTAAACTTAAACGCAACTTGTCAGACGAATCCGTAGTGGAACAATGGGCTGAATACCTTTACTATCAATATTTTTGTGGGATGAAGGATTTTGAACATAATCCTCCTTGTGAGGCATCAGAATTAGTTTATTTTCGCCATAGGATTGGAGACCTGGGAATAGAGTTGAAAGCATAA
- a CDS encoding CHAT domain-containing protein produces the protein MFSIPNEEEQVEVLMKEGKYSDAIIVLEQILPQFKANEAWEAYVKHLNLYSQSLWRDRQLDKALKESEKILTVCISLLGEQHPETAQCYNNLGACQFILGNLKQAINYYEQSLAIRLVVLEKNHYDTGVNYNNLGLCYNNFGDFKKAIAFTEQALIIFLQALGEMHPYIAGCYSNLGILYEEQGNHAKAIAYFQKSLIIKLNILGEQHPDTALTYNNLGASYNSLRKYKNAIYFTQKALNIRLKILGKDHTDLGFSCNNLGLLYIITGNYKQAFNYLQQAISIYSAQPESFHPKTSSIYINLADCYQRQGNEEQALACYKQALEIDLAIYGEQNYSTAVSYLGFAVYYQRNCQANLALQYSQKALQALALITPDFDEYLLPEIKDYNGILELLDILVYKATAFFLKYQQTLNPKNLAASLAFFQCADQLIDQFRHSFKFEGSKLILAEKSKQFLCDKGLETVWSAEQYFQSNGQDIYQKNVVSYNQLLNYRLLDTPIEKAFYLSEKSKGMLLFAGMKDVEARGNSQLPLELKEQEYWLRIDLTNLEQNIIEEESKHKDNQDKDMLTGWQNSYFDCKVKYDALIEQLEIKYPHYYHLKYDLKVADISQIQSKLSPQTAMISYVVSDKYLYSIVITSQSANWLQQNIPDDFEGLVDDLLFSFEPFGKEDYITYAHNMYRILLQPLEQNGWLEGIGRLVIIPDGILSRIPFEALLTQSTSAATPYNQLNYLLHQYVISYHYSATLWLGQQTMDAHLPESETSFLGFAPVYNDNIQPAKEHDIDLSLDVELLANLDIELEEVSRRTRYAESEGVTRGKVEGKEYAELHYTEKEVQQAGRAFAEKGHASRVLLHQSATLDAFKQLAGRYRYLLIAAHADMDDEHPEQTGIIFSPNEEDGRGIFYMGDAYNLPLQAELVVLSCCESGLGKINKGEGTMALNRGFLYAGAKNVIFTLFKVYDRESCELTTVFFQQLLSGLTCAEALHSAKLQLAERGLMPLKWAGYVLVGK, from the coding sequence ATGTTTTCTATTCCAAACGAAGAAGAGCAGGTTGAAGTATTAATGAAAGAGGGTAAATATTCCGATGCTATAATAGTATTGGAACAGATACTCCCTCAATTTAAAGCAAACGAAGCATGGGAAGCGTATGTAAAGCACTTAAATCTCTATAGTCAAAGTTTGTGGAGGGACAGGCAATTAGATAAAGCTCTTAAAGAATCGGAAAAGATATTGACAGTTTGTATTTCCCTTTTAGGTGAACAGCACCCGGAAACTGCTCAATGCTATAATAATTTGGGTGCATGTCAGTTTATTTTAGGAAATCTTAAACAAGCAATAAACTATTATGAACAATCCTTAGCCATACGTTTAGTTGTTTTAGAGAAAAACCATTATGATACAGGGGTTAACTATAATAATTTAGGTTTATGTTACAACAATTTTGGAGATTTTAAAAAAGCTATTGCATTTACAGAACAAGCTTTGATCATCTTTTTACAAGCATTGGGCGAAATGCATCCTTATATTGCCGGCTGCTATAGTAATTTGGGAATTTTATACGAAGAACAAGGCAATCATGCCAAAGCAATTGCTTATTTTCAGAAATCTTTAATTATTAAATTAAACATTTTAGGAGAACAACATCCTGATACAGCATTAACTTACAATAATTTAGGAGCTAGTTATAATTCATTAAGAAAATATAAAAATGCAATCTATTTTACTCAAAAAGCATTAAACATTAGATTAAAAATTTTAGGAAAAGATCATACAGATTTAGGATTTAGTTGCAATAATTTAGGCCTATTGTATATCATTACTGGAAATTACAAACAAGCCTTTAACTATTTGCAACAAGCTATATCAATTTATTCTGCTCAACCAGAAAGTTTTCATCCAAAAACAAGTAGCATTTACATAAATTTGGCAGATTGTTATCAACGACAAGGAAACGAAGAACAAGCCTTAGCTTGTTATAAACAAGCTTTAGAAATAGATTTAGCAATTTATGGCGAACAAAACTATTCTACGGCAGTAAGTTATTTAGGTTTTGCAGTTTATTATCAAAGAAACTGCCAAGCTAATCTTGCTTTACAATATTCGCAAAAAGCGCTGCAAGCCTTAGCCTTAATTACACCGGATTTTGACGAATATCTGTTGCCTGAAATTAAAGATTACAATGGAATATTGGAACTGTTAGATATCTTAGTTTATAAAGCCACAGCATTCTTTTTAAAATATCAGCAAACACTTAATCCTAAAAACTTAGCCGCTTCATTAGCTTTTTTTCAATGTGCCGACCAACTGATAGATCAATTTAGACACAGTTTTAAATTCGAAGGTAGTAAACTGATATTGGCCGAGAAAAGTAAGCAGTTTTTGTGTGATAAAGGTTTGGAAACAGTTTGGTCGGCAGAGCAATATTTCCAAAGTAATGGACAAGATATTTACCAAAAAAATGTTGTCTCTTATAACCAATTGCTCAATTACCGATTATTAGACACCCCCATTGAAAAAGCATTTTATTTATCAGAAAAAAGCAAAGGAATGCTTTTGTTCGCTGGCATGAAAGATGTTGAAGCAAGGGGGAATAGTCAACTTCCATTAGAATTGAAAGAGCAAGAATATTGGCTGCGTATTGACTTGACCAATTTGGAGCAAAACATCATAGAGGAAGAGAGTAAGCATAAGGATAATCAAGATAAAGATATGTTGACCGGATGGCAAAATTCATATTTCGATTGTAAAGTCAAATACGATGCTTTGATTGAACAATTAGAAATAAAATATCCGCACTATTATCATTTAAAATACGACCTCAAAGTTGCCGATATTTCCCAAATTCAATCCAAGCTTTCTCCGCAAACAGCGATGATTAGTTATGTGGTGAGCGACAAATATTTATACAGCATCGTCATCACTTCCCAATCTGCTAATTGGTTGCAGCAAAATATACCGGACGATTTCGAAGGTTTGGTAGATGACCTGCTCTTTTCATTCGAGCCTTTCGGTAAGGAGGACTACATCACCTACGCCCACAATATGTACCGCATCTTACTGCAACCTTTGGAGCAAAACGGTTGGTTAGAGGGCATCGGGCGGTTGGTTATCATTCCCGACGGCATATTGTCGCGCATCCCATTCGAGGCATTGCTCACCCAATCAACCTCTGCCGCCACTCCTTACAACCAACTCAATTACCTCCTGCATCAATACGTCATCAGCTACCACTATTCCGCCACCCTTTGGCTCGGTCAGCAAACGATGGATGCGCATTTGCCCGAAAGCGAAACGAGTTTCCTCGGCTTTGCTCCGGTTTACAACGACAACATTCAACCGGCCAAAGAGCACGATATAGATTTATCGTTAGACGTTGAATTGCTTGCGAATCTGGACATTGAATTAGAAGAAGTGAGCCGAAGGACACGATACGCTGAGTCGGAAGGGGTAACAAGGGGAAAGGTAGAAGGAAAAGAGTATGCCGAATTGCACTACACCGAAAAGGAGGTGCAACAAGCCGGACGCGCTTTTGCCGAAAAAGGCCATGCCTCGCGGGTGTTGTTGCATCAATCGGCTACCTTAGACGCTTTTAAGCAATTGGCCGGAAGATATCGCTACCTGTTAATCGCCGCACATGCCGACATGGACGACGAGCATCCCGAACAAACGGGCATTATCTTTTCGCCCAACGAAGAGGACGGCAGGGGCATTTTCTATATGGGAGATGCCTACAACTTACCTCTTCAAGCGGAATTGGTGGTGTTAAGTTGTTGCGAGTCGGGGTTAGGAAAAATCAACAAAGGTGAAGGCACGATGGCGCTCAACCGCGGATTTCTCTATGCGGGCGCAAAAAATGTGATCTTTACTTTATTTAAGGTGTACGACAGGGAGTCGTGCGAACTGACTACGGTGTTTTTTCAACAATTGCTATCAGGTTTAACCTGCGCCGAAGCCCTGCACAGCGCAAAACTGCAACTCGCCGAACGGGGGTTGATGCCGTTGAAGTGGGCGGGATATGTGTTGGTGGGGAAATAG
- a CDS encoding nucleotidyl transferase AbiEii/AbiGii toxin family protein — MLHRKAVEPIALELLNSLMKNNSLQQFVLVGETALALQIGHRKSIDLDLFTIEDFDSQTLLALLLLDYNVEVRQQLPQTIICNINSVKVDFIRFRYPFIRPVIEIENIRLLSIEDIAPMKLDAITGRGSKKDFYDLYFLLELIDLNKILGLYQEKYPHQTLFHVLRSLVYFDDAEENPTPLIFDKSVTWSSVKNRIIDAVRKT, encoded by the coding sequence ATGCTACACAGAAAAGCAGTTGAACCAATCGCATTGGAGCTATTGAATAGCTTGATGAAAAATAATAGTCTGCAACAGTTTGTATTAGTGGGTGAAACCGCATTAGCTTTGCAAATCGGACATCGTAAATCCATAGACTTAGATTTGTTTACGATTGAAGATTTCGATTCACAAACTTTATTAGCCCTTCTTTTACTAGATTACAATGTAGAAGTAAGACAACAATTACCACAAACCATTATATGCAATATAAATAGTGTGAAAGTAGATTTTATACGGTTTCGTTACCCTTTTATAAGACCGGTTATAGAAATAGAGAATATTAGGTTGCTAAGCATAGAAGATATTGCTCCAATGAAGCTTGATGCTATTACCGGGCGTGGTAGTAAAAAAGACTTTTATGACCTTTACTTCTTGTTAGAATTGATTGACTTAAATAAAATCCTGGGATTGTATCAAGAAAAATATCCGCATCAAACACTATTTCATGTATTGCGAAGTCTTGTTTATTTTGATGATGCAGAAGAAAACCCAACTCCGCTTATTTTTGACAAAAGTGTAACTTGGAGCAGCGTGAAGAATAGAATTATTGATGCTGTTCGAAAAACCTAA
- a CDS encoding tetratricopeptide repeat protein, protein MKKLIILFAYILISISLNSQTIEFQNGNAKFELGDYQGAIQDYNKAIVINPKFSEVYCARRILKFVLGNKRSGCLDLSKAGELGNF, encoded by the coding sequence ATGAAAAAGCTAATTATTTTATTTGCATATATTTTAATAAGTATAAGCCTCAACTCCCAAACAATTGAATTCCAAAACGGAAATGCTAAGTTTGAATTAGGAGATTATCAAGGGGCAATTCAAGATTACAACAAAGCGATTGTGATAAATCCTAAATTTAGCGAAGTATATTGTGCCCGGAGAATTCTTAAATTTGTTTTAGGCAACAAACGAAGTGGTTGCTTAGATTTGAGCAAAGCAGGTGAATTAGGAAATTTTTGA
- the mnmE gene encoding tRNA uridine-5-carboxymethylaminomethyl(34) synthesis GTPase MnmE: protein MNFYAATDLNDTIIALITPPGIGAIGVLRMSGSSAIAICDEAFKGKILQKQPSHTIHFGTIVNDEGEIIDEVLVSLFKAPHSYTSEDTVEVSCHGSPFILQQVLTLFLSKGARLAKPGEFTMRAFLHGKLDLSQAEAVADLIASETKAAHDIALRQMRGGFSNQLKQLREQLINFASLIELELDFSTEDVEFADRTQLVGLVQQLLTTLTQLINSFALGNVIKSGVTTVIAGRPNAGKSTLLNTLLNEERAIVSEIAGTTRDTIEEILNINGISFRLIDTAGIREAQDRIEEIGVEKTMQKIAQATLLLYVFDVTQLSPAEVEKDLQQLQPDGATTLIIANKLDELDEQVGNGYDYISRFFPDNYIALSAKRGEGIGKLKEALYQSVTGGFDQIAEGGTSTIVSNVRHLEALQSAKKALIQVLEGINQQISGELLAADIRTALDYLAQITGEEITPDDLLGNIFSKFCIGK, encoded by the coding sequence ATGAACTTTTACGCTGCAACCGACCTGAACGACACCATCATTGCCCTCATTACCCCACCCGGAATAGGCGCAATAGGCGTATTGCGTATGAGCGGCAGCAGCGCTATTGCCATCTGTGATGAGGCATTTAAGGGAAAAATCCTGCAAAAACAACCATCACATACCATCCATTTTGGGACTATCGTCAACGATGAAGGGGAAATTATAGATGAAGTGCTTGTCAGCCTTTTTAAAGCGCCGCACTCCTATACTTCCGAAGATACGGTAGAAGTGAGTTGTCATGGTTCACCTTTTATTTTACAACAGGTGCTCACCTTGTTTTTGAGCAAAGGCGCACGGCTTGCCAAGCCCGGAGAGTTTACCATGCGCGCTTTTTTGCATGGCAAGTTAGACCTCAGTCAGGCAGAAGCAGTGGCCGACCTCATCGCATCAGAAACCAAAGCCGCACACGATATAGCCCTCCGGCAAATGAGAGGCGGGTTTTCAAATCAACTTAAACAGCTACGCGAACAACTCATCAACTTTGCTTCTCTGATAGAATTAGAGTTAGATTTCAGCACCGAAGATGTGGAATTTGCCGACCGCACCCAACTTGTCGGTTTAGTGCAACAACTCCTTACCACACTTACCCAACTCATCAACTCTTTTGCATTAGGCAATGTCATCAAAAGTGGAGTAACTACCGTGATTGCCGGTCGTCCTAATGCAGGCAAATCCACCCTGCTTAACACATTGCTGAACGAAGAACGCGCCATAGTCAGCGAAATCGCAGGCACTACCCGCGATACTATTGAAGAAATACTGAACATCAATGGCATTTCCTTCCGCCTCATAGATACTGCCGGAATCCGCGAAGCACAAGACCGGATTGAAGAAATAGGAGTTGAAAAAACCATGCAAAAAATAGCTCAGGCTACCTTACTCCTGTACGTGTTTGATGTTACACAACTTTCTCCTGCCGAGGTGGAAAAAGACCTGCAACAACTTCAACCCGATGGAGCCACTACTCTGATAATTGCCAACAAATTAGATGAACTGGACGAACAGGTGGGGAACGGATATGATTATATCAGCCGCTTTTTCCCCGATAACTATATTGCCCTGTCTGCAAAACGAGGGGAGGGGATAGGCAAACTAAAGGAAGCCTTGTATCAATCAGTTACCGGCGGCTTTGACCAAATAGCCGAAGGCGGTACAAGCACTATTGTGAGTAATGTGAGGCATTTAGAAGCTCTGCAAAGTGCTAAAAAGGCATTGATTCAGGTTTTAGAAGGAATCAACCAACAGATTAGTGGCGAACTGTTGGCAGCCGATATCAGAACAGCACTGGATTATCTGGCTCAGATAACGGGGGAAGAAATCACCCCGGACGACTTGTTGGGCAATATCTTTAGTAAGTTTTGTATCGGAAAGTAA
- a CDS encoding 6-phosphogluconate dehydrogenase, protein MRFFKRLLIYALVISVVAAIGYYFFAQMTLSEGSRAGYLVKISKKGVVFKTYEGQLNLAGMGQGGVANMSEENVWNFTAANETVFYELQKQEGKKVALHYKERYKVFPWQGETRYFVYRVETVE, encoded by the coding sequence ATGCGCTTTTTCAAACGCCTGTTGATTTACGCTTTGGTCATCAGTGTTGTAGCAGCAATCGGCTATTACTTTTTTGCCCAGATGACCCTTAGTGAAGGCAGCCGTGCCGGGTATCTCGTAAAAATATCTAAAAAAGGCGTTGTGTTTAAAACTTACGAAGGACAGTTGAACTTAGCCGGTATGGGACAAGGCGGTGTAGCGAATATGAGCGAAGAAAATGTGTGGAATTTTACCGCAGCCAACGAAACTGTTTTTTACGAACTTCAAAAACAAGAAGGTAAAAAAGTTGCCCTTCACTATAAAGAGCGATATAAGGTCTTCCCTTGGCAAGGGGAAACCAGGTATTTCGTTTACCGGGTAGAAACGGTTGAGTAA
- a CDS encoding fumarylacetoacetate hydrolase family protein, which produces MKIFCIGRNYAEHAKELGNIVPDEPIVFCKPPTAVLKDGAPFFHPDFSSDIHHEAEIVVRIAKHGKHIAEKFAHKYYDHVTIGIDFTARDLQSRLKTKGHPWEIAKGFDGSAPVGHFIALKNLPPVNNIEFSLLKNGQIVQAGNTADLLFSFDKIISYVSSFFTLHKGDYIFTGTPEGVGRVQTGDHLEGFIGGHKLLDCKVL; this is translated from the coding sequence ATGAAAATTTTTTGCATAGGGCGTAACTATGCCGAACATGCCAAAGAACTGGGCAATATAGTACCGGATGAGCCTATTGTTTTTTGTAAACCTCCCACGGCAGTACTCAAAGATGGTGCTCCATTCTTTCATCCCGATTTCTCTTCAGACATACACCACGAAGCAGAAATTGTGGTTCGTATTGCTAAACACGGGAAGCATATCGCCGAAAAATTTGCCCACAAATACTATGACCATGTTACCATAGGTATTGACTTTACCGCCCGCGACCTTCAATCGCGGTTAAAAACCAAAGGTCACCCCTGGGAAATTGCAAAAGGATTTGACGGCTCAGCTCCAGTCGGGCATTTTATAGCACTCAAAAACCTTCCACCGGTCAACAATATTGAGTTTTCATTACTCAAAAACGGACAAATCGTTCAGGCAGGAAATACCGCAGACCTGTTATTCTCTTTCGATAAAATTATCAGCTACGTCTCATCCTTTTTTACTCTCCATAAAGGAGACTATATTTTTACTGGAACTCCTGAAGGGGTAGGGAGGGTACAGACCGGCGATCACCTGGAAGGATTTATAGGAGGACATAAACTGCTCGATTGCAAGGTATTGTAA
- a CDS encoding phytanoyl-CoA dioxygenase family protein — MTNNIIKDERLEKIMDKDGYFVVKSFLTGQQLQALENLYAEYRPTDEINKYGFYASTFSSNIDYRQRLKQEIPNIFKPSLEKMFKDYKFIGANFILKIPGGNSRLEIHQDTTLVDESRFTPVNVWCPMVDVNVENGTLYLIPGSHRFFNNIRIPAIPYPYQDIFPHVLTHLMPISVKRGDAVIFNSSIIHYSPDNKSGTERVVADTCLTHRDAEIRVYHKEPGQTDDSLEIISQQDDFLEKFLYFRENIFARPEEGTTIGHINYSHNKVSETEFDSLANRLTNKHSFSEFDFKTGALQKSFFPATGMAKLNQLAYRIKSLFQTTEA; from the coding sequence ATGACAAACAACATCATCAAAGACGAACGTCTCGAAAAAATAATGGACAAAGACGGATATTTTGTTGTCAAATCATTTCTGACCGGACAACAATTGCAGGCATTAGAAAACCTGTATGCCGAATATCGCCCTACTGACGAAATCAACAAGTACGGGTTTTATGCCAGCACCTTTTCGTCCAATATTGACTACCGGCAAAGGTTGAAGCAGGAAATCCCCAATATCTTCAAGCCTTCTTTAGAGAAGATGTTTAAGGACTATAAATTCATCGGGGCAAATTTTATTCTTAAAATTCCGGGAGGAAACAGCCGTTTGGAGATTCATCAGGATACGACTCTTGTTGATGAATCGCGCTTTACCCCGGTCAATGTATGGTGTCCCATGGTGGATGTGAATGTAGAAAATGGTACACTTTACCTCATTCCGGGCAGTCACCGGTTTTTTAACAACATTCGCATTCCCGCCATTCCTTACCCATATCAGGACATCTTTCCGCATGTACTGACCCATTTAATGCCCATTTCAGTAAAGCGGGGTGATGCGGTGATTTTCAACTCCTCTATCATTCATTATTCGCCCGATAACAAATCCGGCACAGAAAGGGTAGTGGCTGATACTTGTCTGACACACCGCGATGCCGAAATCAGAGTATATCATAAAGAACCCGGTCAAACCGATGATTCTTTGGAGATCATCAGTCAGCAGGACGATTTTCTGGAAAAATTCCTATACTTCCGGGAAAATATCTTTGCCCGTCCTGAAGAGGGCACTACGATCGGACACATCAATTATTCGCATAATAAAGTCAGTGAGACAGAATTTGACTCTTTGGCAAACAGGCTGACTAATAAACACTCCTTTAGCGAATTCGATTTTAAAACAGGCGCACTTCAAAAATCTTTTTTTCCGGCAACGGGAATGGCAAAGTTGAATCAATTGGCATACCGGATAAAATCGTTGTTTCAGACAACGGAAGCATAA